AAGACATGTAATGTTTGATCGTCAGGAAATACCGTCCTTTCTGAAGCAGCAGCACAAGCAGCCACGGTTCAGGAGGAGATACCAAATGGCAGAACCCCTCGCCGATATCGTAATTCACAAAATGGAGCAGGCGGCAGAGTTGTATCACCGCCTGGTTCTTCTTGTGGCTCCTGCCGGTTCGGGCAAGACCTCTGTTCTTCTGGACGTCCATAAACGCGCAGCCGCTCCCTGCATTAATGTAAATCTGGAGCTCTCCAGGCGAATGCTTGATCTCACAGAGCGACAGAGAGCATTACAGATACCCCTACTTCTCCTCGATATTGTTGGGGAAGCCCCGATCGTCTTGCTGGACAATATGGAAATCCTCTTCGACGTCTCGCTCAAACTGGACCCGCTGCGTCTTTTGCAGGGGCTCTCCCGGAACAGGACGGTGGTTGCCGCGTGGAACGGATCCATTAACGGCGAAAATTTAGTCTACGCAGCGCCGGATCATCCGGAATACAGACGGTATCCTGTGCAGGACCTTCTCGTAGTAAGCCCGGAGGCGATTGCATGGTGAACCGGAAAGAAATCGCAAGGGGGCAGACGCAATGAAATACGGAGAGCTCATCCAGTTCGAGCCCATTGAGACTACCATCCAGCTGCGGGACGCCGATAAGGCTTCAGCCGCGCAACATCTTGTTCAAACCTACGTCATCTCGGGGGAGATGGCCGAAAGGCTGGTGAACCTTGTCATTCCCCAGCTTCAGTTCGACCATCCCATGGACAATAAGGGTCTGCTGGTCGTGGGCAACTACGGCACAGGCAAATCCCATCTCATGTCGGTATTATCGGCAATTGCAGAAAACGGCGGTCTGCTCCCGAGCCTGAACGACAGGAACGTGGCTGCTGCGGCAACCGGGATCAGCGGGCGCTTCAAGGTTATACGGACGGAGATAGGGGCCACCACCATGTCTCTC
This genomic window from Deltaproteobacteria bacterium contains:
- the brxF gene encoding BREX-3 system P-loop-containing protein BrxF, translated to MAEPLADIVIHKMEQAAELYHRLVLLVAPAGSGKTSVLLDVHKRAAAPCINVNLELSRRMLDLTERQRALQIPLLLLDIVGEAPIVLLDNMEILFDVSLKLDPLRLLQGLSRNRTVVAAWNGSINGENLVYAAPDHPEYRRYPVQDLLVVSPEAIAW